One window of the Sulfitobacter alexandrii genome contains the following:
- the lnt gene encoding apolipoprotein N-acyltransferase: MTRRLAAWQVLLLAALFGAGAAFGQQPYDLPPLMLLGLIGAAWLFVGRVTPGQAAWTGWAFGLGYFMHALQWIVSPFMVDVARHGWMAPFALVFLAAGMALFWGAAFWGGRKLSRTGPWALIPCWVAAELVRAYIFTGFPWASPAQSTVGVLAGQTLAWIGPHGLNVILIGAAVWGATALTSRPALHWRLLREASLLVLLVALLLPVPDRDAPLSGHTIRLVQPNAAQKDKWDPDKIPVFFQRQLQYTAAPPEGAAPDLVLWSETAIPWNLEWAGTALEEIARAGADAPVALGVQRSDDLRYFNAMITLDQSGAVTQTYDKHHLVPFGEYMPLGDFLARFGIYGLAANQGHGYTAGPGARLLDFGPLGRALPLICYEAVFAHDVNAAPERPDFLIQITNDAWFGRGAGPRQHLAQARMRAIEQGLPLARVANTGISAMIDPQGRVTASLPLNTAGFLDAALPAPAAVTPYRRTGDLPVALFVLLALAACGLHARRRGQGRP; the protein is encoded by the coding sequence ATGACCCGACGCCTCGCGGCGTGGCAGGTACTCCTTCTGGCGGCGCTTTTCGGGGCAGGGGCCGCTTTTGGCCAGCAACCCTACGACCTGCCGCCACTCATGCTGCTGGGACTGATCGGTGCCGCCTGGCTGTTCGTTGGGCGCGTGACACCGGGACAGGCGGCATGGACCGGCTGGGCGTTCGGGCTGGGCTACTTCATGCACGCGCTGCAATGGATCGTCTCGCCCTTCATGGTGGACGTGGCGCGTCACGGCTGGATGGCGCCCTTCGCGCTGGTGTTCCTGGCGGCAGGGATGGCGCTGTTCTGGGGCGCGGCGTTCTGGGGCGGGCGCAAGCTGTCGCGCACGGGCCCCTGGGCGCTGATCCCCTGCTGGGTCGCGGCGGAACTGGTGCGCGCCTACATCTTCACCGGGTTTCCATGGGCAAGCCCCGCGCAATCGACGGTCGGTGTTCTTGCCGGGCAGACGCTGGCCTGGATCGGACCGCACGGTCTGAACGTGATCCTGATCGGCGCGGCGGTCTGGGGGGCGACGGCCCTGACATCGCGGCCAGCCCTGCACTGGCGCCTGCTGCGCGAGGCGAGCCTGCTGGTGCTGCTGGTGGCACTTCTGCTGCCCGTGCCCGATCGCGACGCACCGCTGTCGGGCCATACCATCCGACTGGTACAGCCGAATGCCGCGCAAAAGGACAAGTGGGATCCGGACAAGATCCCGGTGTTCTTCCAGCGCCAGCTGCAATACACGGCCGCCCCGCCCGAGGGAGCGGCGCCGGACCTCGTGCTGTGGTCCGAGACCGCGATCCCATGGAACCTCGAATGGGCCGGCACCGCGCTGGAGGAAATCGCCCGCGCCGGGGCTGACGCCCCCGTGGCGCTTGGCGTGCAGCGCAGCGACGACCTGCGCTATTTCAACGCGATGATCACCCTCGACCAGAGCGGCGCGGTCACCCAGACTTACGACAAGCACCATCTGGTACCCTTCGGCGAGTACATGCCGCTGGGCGACTTCCTGGCCCGGTTCGGCATCTACGGGCTGGCCGCCAACCAGGGCCACGGGTACACGGCCGGGCCCGGGGCGCGGCTGCTGGATTTCGGCCCGCTCGGCCGGGCGCTGCCGCTGATCTGCTACGAAGCGGTCTTTGCACATGACGTGAACGCGGCGCCGGAACGGCCCGATTTCCTGATCCAGATCACCAACGACGCCTGGTTCGGGCGCGGGGCGGGACCGCGACAGCATCTGGCGCAGGCGCGGATGCGGGCCATCGAACAGGGACTGCCGCTGGCGCGGGTGGCAAACACCGGGATCTCGGCCATGATCGACCCGCAGGGACGTGTGACCGCCAGCCTGCCGCTGAACACCGCCGGGTTCCTTGACGCGGCGCTTCCCGCGCCTGCCGCGGTGACGCCCTATCGCCGCACCGGGGACCTGCCGGTCGCGCTGTTCGTGCTGCTTGCACTGGCGGCCTGTGGCCTGCACGCCCGGCGGCGGGGGCAGGGCCGCCCTTAG